A stretch of the Alosa alosa isolate M-15738 ecotype Scorff River chromosome 16, AALO_Geno_1.1, whole genome shotgun sequence genome encodes the following:
- the spice1 gene encoding spindle and centriole-associated protein 1, with product MSFARVNRLQYGQERRHGPTRPKKAAAPKKEWVSTVNDLTVHKATPEELSQRHEMHKSQNRLAAQWELRERALRRRRGKNQPPTPPGLDKYRLNLLREVFSDQYTLQDVLARSDRAMAVVKDLFGDAPRRQAGFPSVTVAPNGGSDSELPVLQRPDPPTHLSVLSQSMMDPQALNELEEEYSGEVPDSSFNSPSDSQRYQGPPQKTKSAQRAERLDNQSPPQTPCNPKPSQEQAALNATVAVNRLRSIQSQSESGQSSTLVTQVLNPDSTRPHLGKKNRASRSSRGRCAESGLDGSSLSSLSGNQSSLEMLRSMLGQVETELDSLDPQEPRSVPELHRPNHGLTGFSVDLVSTIGRLARHLRQREEEAQREAQERRRLEEVVMEQRVLIDALTAETLNLKDESANLQAGLQQRVTELEERLDSVVLVLGDLGPLQPEGDPEPQDTPVQDPQPPVKLPPQPQPISPAVLLSPPRQRDSLAPSSRATGGEARGVVLQYDASAAGGSHRGSREELDRSSPSSFASLPRPTSLMDHSLGLLPSQDAVQAQIAELALQNAQLRVQLEQRRVSPAGSYTSREQTSGRSSPASLSVQRIAPPAGHQPQVQQVIQSVQSVQHTATNMEERLLELSRQSSAARSKLLELIEQQRQSSSMHMSPCVSPIPVRSESESPASGISRRTPEVAMSVPERDSCSQSSGGSRRSAGISPQNLNGVENQRQRPQVERRRGDGWFALSAHVQ from the exons ATGTCTTTCGCGAGAGTGAATCGTCTTCAGTATGGTCAAGAAAGACGTCATGGTCCAACTCGCCCCAAGAAGGCAGCAGCTCCTAAGAAAGAATGGGTG AGCACAGTCAACGATCTAACTGTACATAAAGCTACACCAGAAGAACTG TCTCAACGCCATGAGATGCACAAGTCCCAAAACCGACTGGCTGCACAGTgggagctgagagagagggccCTGAGACGTAGGAGAGGGAAAAACCAGCCGCCTACTCCACCAGGACTGGACAAGTATCGACTCAACCTCCTTAGAGAG GTGTTCTCTGACCAATACACATTGCAGGATGTTCTGGCCAGGTCAGACAGAGCTATGGCTGTGGTCAAGGACCTATTTGGCGATGCTCCACGTAGGCAAGCAG ggtTCCCAAGTGTCACTGTAGCACCAAATGGTGGTTCTGACTCTGAGTTGCCTGTGCTGCAGAGACCTGATCCTCCGACCCACCTGTCAGTCCTCAGCCAGTCAATGATGGACCCACAG GCCTTAAATGAACTGGAGGAAGAGTACAGTGGTGAAGTGCCTGATTCTAGCTTCAACTCCCCAAGTGACTCTCAGCG GTATCAAGGCCCACCACAAAAGACCAAGAGTGCTCAGAGAGCTGAGAGACTGGACAACCAAAGCCCACCACAGACACCCTGTAACCCGAAACCATCTCAAGAACAAGCAG CCCTAAATGCCACTGTGGCGGTTAACCGATTACGGTCCATTCAGTCGCAGTCAGAGTCGGGCCAGTCATCCACACTGGTGACCCAGGTGCTAAACCCTGACTCCACACGCCCACACTTGG gCAAGAAGAACAGGGCCTCCAGGTCAAGTAGGGGGCGCTGTGCTGAATCAGGACTGGACGGATCAAGTCTCAGTTCCCTAAGCGGTAACCAGAGTAGCCTGGAGATGCTGCGAAGCATGCTGGGGCAGGTCGAGACAGAGTTGGACTCCCTTGACCCCCAGGAGCCCAGGTCGGTTCCAGAGCTCCACAGGCCCAACCACGGTCTCACAGGCTTCTCAGTGGATCTGGTGTCTACTATTGGTCGGCTGGCTCGCCATCTCAGACAG agagaagaggaggcgCAGAGGGAGgctcaggagaggaggagactggaggaggtggtgatggAGCAGAGGGTGCTCATTGATGCCCTGACTGCTGAAACACTTAATCTGAAAGATGAGAGCGCCAACCTGCAG GCTGGCTTGCAGCAGCGAGTCACTGAGCTGGAGGAGCGTCTGGACTCAGTGGTCCTGGTTCTGGGAGATCTGGGCCCTCTCCAACCAGAGGGGGATCCAGAGCCACAGGACACTCCTGTCCAAG ACCCCCAGCCCCCAGTGAAGCTCCCCCCTCAGCCTCAGCCCATCTCCCCCGCAGTGCTGCTCTCTCCCCCCCGACAGAGGGACAGTCTGGCCCCTTCCAGCAGAGCTACAGGAG GAGAAGCCCGTGGTGTGGTGCTGCAGTACGATGCTTCCGCTGCAGGAGGAAGTCATCGAGGCTCACGGGAGGAACTGGACCGCTCCTCGCCTAGCTCTTTCGCCAGTCTGCCCCGCCCCACCTCGTTGATGGACCACTCCCTCGGCCTCCTGCCTTCCCAAGATGCAGTGCAGGCCCAGATCGCCGAGCTGGCCCTACAGAATGCCCAGTTGCGGGTTCAGCTGGAACAGAGGCGTGTGTCTCCAGCTGGGTCGTACACCTCCAGAGAACAGACTTCTGGGAGATCCTCACCAGCCAGCCTGTCAGTTCAGAGAATAGCGCCACCAGCAGGGCATCAGCCGCAAGTGCAACAG GTGATCCAGAGTGTTCAGTCAGTGCAGCACACAGCGACTAACATGGAAGAGCGACTCCTGGAGTTAAGTAGGCAGAGTTCAGCAGCACGGAGCAAACTGCTGGAGCTCATCGAGCAGCAGAGACAGAGCTCCTCTATGCATATGTCCCCCTGTGTCTCCCCCATACCAGTCCGCTCCGAGTCCGAAAGCCCTGCCTCAG GTATTTCGAGAAGGACCCCTGAGGTGGCGATGTCTGTGCCTGAAAGGGACTCTTGCTCTCAGTCCAGTGGTGGTAGCCGAAG ATCTGCTGGAATCTCACCTCAAAATCTTAACGGAGTAGAAAACCAAAGACAGAGACCTCAG GTGGAAAGGCGAAGGGGAGATGGCTGGTTtgcactgtctgctcacgtacAGTAA
- the LOC125309786 gene encoding uncharacterized protein LOC125309786 isoform X1 — MNSSGRNTSSEFLILYTEGPGMKQDVKAHLLASQELLVESLYNLAPLLDCALARGLLSQDNYYEVKAEKTPPNRARKLLEVVQAQMDEREASCFLECLKRCEHHYPRLRSWLSHNTDIQRGPTECQLQSQFSVLCARLGHSTLPVSLALFSTGIITQFELDQVQSATILYQQAQKLLTICLSKGESACRAFYSALNNEDENLAEEIRTGGLPEALPVLSVENESDVNSFPIAVEETSAASAEADSQSGILQEVLGLLGIVSGEARLNICELGVMLGLPRWSVREALLEEVGVEDGVQLEVMVDLFLQKTQDAPLLLSRVQQCNIQRAQLSERGSLLLKLLQEAESLLHRRDFLHGGGQACTGDLRDMVEAIFIFLLRECMAQVLEEPISEPGRSALECVAELRAGDMVDVSLLQELEECLRDGGAEAMGQSARVLAQILRDLHPQQHCLHLSPPQDGTYSCRPRKIHRITRFCGLLTRVIRKVGRSSGFSLSAAAIDQDEHLLTRQHREVCVRVARLLERVRPDGGATAHQGDSDAAITQHLKFTLSQEGFRAEVFDAGMRHRLLGMLEFSPARMGLGSLMQLHLETLAGLERYLQQGEHHSFQFAIESVRTLGGAQLCSVEHVRGPVAIDNGLEEVYCFMTSEPTSFLVRVCCRGYERECRFEVCNPQCVRLSQLDWATLQDTHRVTEGIVLAEEGGCVWVREGDMGWMEKLQVEMQRNRLQLNDQGCCFKVTSQESECKIKFIYKNGRISACAVTNCDIL; from the exons ATGAATTCCTCTGGGAGGAATACTAGTTCAG AGTTTTTAATCCTGTATACTGAGGGTCCAGGAATGAAGCAGGATGTCAAGGCCCATCTCCTGGCCTCCCAGGAGCTGCTGGTCGAGTCCCTGTACAACCTCGCCCCTTTGCTGGACTGTGCCCTGGCCCGCGGGCTGCTGTCCCAGGACAACTACTACGAGGTGAAGGCGGAGAAGACACCCCCTAACAGGGCTCGGAAGCTGCTGGAGGTGGTACAGGCCCAGATGGATGAACGGGAGGCCTCCTGCTTCCTGGAGTGCCTGAAACGATGTGAACATCACTACCCTCGCCTTCGGTCATGGCTATCTCATAATACAG ATATCCAACGTGGACCAACAG AATGCCAACTTCAGAGCCAGTTTAGTGTTCTGTGTGCCCGCCTGGGTCACTCCACCCTGCCTGTGTCTCTGGCGCTGTTCTCCACTGGCATCATCACCCAGTTTGAGCTTGACCAGGTCCAGTCAGCAACCATCCTCTACCAGCAAGCTCAGAAGCTGCTGACCATCTGTCTGTCCAAGGGAGAGAGCGCATGCAGGGCCTTCTACAGTGCTCTGAACAACGAAGATGAGAACCTGGCAGAGGAGATCAGGA CTGGTGGTTTGCCTGAAGCTCTTCCTGTTTTGTCGGTGGAAAATGAATCTGACGTCAACAGTTTCCCAATAGCTGTTGAGGAGACCAGTGCTGCTTCTGCAGAGGCTGACTCGCAGTCAG GTATACTACAGGAAGTGCTGGGCCTGCTGGGTATTGTGAGTGGAGAGGCCAGGCTGAATATCTGTGAGCTGGGGGTCATGCTGGGTCTGCCCCGCTGGTCAGTCAGGGAGGCCCTGTTGGAAGAGGTGGGGGTCGAGGATGGAGTTCAGCTTGAGGTGATGGTggatcttttcctccagaagACCCAAGATGCACCACTTTTGCTCAGCAGAGTTCAGCAGTGTAACATTCAGA GAGCACAGCTGTCTGAGAGAGGTAGCCTATTGCTCAAGCTTCTTCAGGAAGCTGAGTCACTTCTCCATCGCAGGGACTTCCTGCACGGTGGGGGCCAAGCCTGCACTGGGGACCTCAGAGACATGGTGGAGGCCATCTTCATCTTCCTGCTGAGGGAATGCATGGCGCAGGTCCTGGAGGAACCCATCTCTGAGCCAGGCAGGAGCGCGCTGGAGTGTGTTGCCGAGTTACGGGCTGGAGACATGGTAGATGTTTCCTTGCTCCAAGAGTTGGAGGAATGCCTGAGagatggaggagcagaggcCATGGGACAGAGTGCACGAGTGCTGGCCCAGATCCTACGAGACCTCCACCCTCAACAGCACTGCCTCCACCTGTCTCCTCCACAAGATGGGACGTACTCATGCCGCCCACGGAAAATCCACAGGATCACGCGCTTCTGTGGTCTGCTCACTCGAGTCATTCGCAAAGTGGGTAGAAGTAGTGGGTTTTCACTCTCTGCTGCCGCGATAGACCAAGATGAACATTTGCTAACCAGACAGCACAGAGAGGTCTGTGTGCGAGTAGCAAGGCTGCTGGAGAGAGTGCGGCCAGATGGTGGTGCCACTGCCCATCAGGGTGACTCTGACGCTGCCATCACACAGCATCTCAAATTCACCTTGTCCCAGGAGGGATTCAGAGCTGAGGTCTTTGATGCTGGGATGAGGCACCGTTTGCTGGGGATGCTGGAGTTCAGCCCTGCACGGATGGGACTGGGGTCTCTAATGCAGCTTCATCTGGAGACCCTCGCTGGGCTTGAGCGCTACCTGCAGCAAGGGGAGCACCACAGCTTCCAGTTTGCTATAGAATCCGTGCGAACGCTCGGAGGGGCACAGCTGTGTTCCGTAGAGCATGTGCGAGGTCCGGTTGCCATCGACAACGGCTTAGAGGAGGTGTACTGTTTTATGACATCAGAGCCGACCTCATTCCTGGTGAGAGTTTGTTGCCGTGGCTATGAAAGGGAGTGTCGGTTTGAGGTGTGCAACCCACAGTGTGTACGTCTTTCTCAGCTGGACTGGGCCACtttacaggacacacacagggtcacagAGGGGATAGTTCTAGCTGAGGAGGGAGGCTGTGTATgggtgagagagggggacatgggcTGGATGGAGAAACTACAGGTTGAAATGCAAAGAAATCGTTTGCAACTGAATGACCAAGGGTGCTGCTTTAAGGTCACCAGTCAGGAGTCAGAATGCAAGATCAAGTTCATTTATAAAAATGGACGAATATCAGCATGTGCTGTTACAAACTGTGATATCCTGTAA
- the LOC125309786 gene encoding uncharacterized protein LOC125309786 isoform X2, translated as MNSSGRNTSSGMKQDVKAHLLASQELLVESLYNLAPLLDCALARGLLSQDNYYEVKAEKTPPNRARKLLEVVQAQMDEREASCFLECLKRCEHHYPRLRSWLSHNTDIQRGPTECQLQSQFSVLCARLGHSTLPVSLALFSTGIITQFELDQVQSATILYQQAQKLLTICLSKGESACRAFYSALNNEDENLAEEIRTGGLPEALPVLSVENESDVNSFPIAVEETSAASAEADSQSGILQEVLGLLGIVSGEARLNICELGVMLGLPRWSVREALLEEVGVEDGVQLEVMVDLFLQKTQDAPLLLSRVQQCNIQRAQLSERGSLLLKLLQEAESLLHRRDFLHGGGQACTGDLRDMVEAIFIFLLRECMAQVLEEPISEPGRSALECVAELRAGDMVDVSLLQELEECLRDGGAEAMGQSARVLAQILRDLHPQQHCLHLSPPQDGTYSCRPRKIHRITRFCGLLTRVIRKVGRSSGFSLSAAAIDQDEHLLTRQHREVCVRVARLLERVRPDGGATAHQGDSDAAITQHLKFTLSQEGFRAEVFDAGMRHRLLGMLEFSPARMGLGSLMQLHLETLAGLERYLQQGEHHSFQFAIESVRTLGGAQLCSVEHVRGPVAIDNGLEEVYCFMTSEPTSFLVRVCCRGYERECRFEVCNPQCVRLSQLDWATLQDTHRVTEGIVLAEEGGCVWVREGDMGWMEKLQVEMQRNRLQLNDQGCCFKVTSQESECKIKFIYKNGRISACAVTNCDIL; from the exons ATGAATTCCTCTGGGAGGAATACTAGTTCAG GAATGAAGCAGGATGTCAAGGCCCATCTCCTGGCCTCCCAGGAGCTGCTGGTCGAGTCCCTGTACAACCTCGCCCCTTTGCTGGACTGTGCCCTGGCCCGCGGGCTGCTGTCCCAGGACAACTACTACGAGGTGAAGGCGGAGAAGACACCCCCTAACAGGGCTCGGAAGCTGCTGGAGGTGGTACAGGCCCAGATGGATGAACGGGAGGCCTCCTGCTTCCTGGAGTGCCTGAAACGATGTGAACATCACTACCCTCGCCTTCGGTCATGGCTATCTCATAATACAG ATATCCAACGTGGACCAACAG AATGCCAACTTCAGAGCCAGTTTAGTGTTCTGTGTGCCCGCCTGGGTCACTCCACCCTGCCTGTGTCTCTGGCGCTGTTCTCCACTGGCATCATCACCCAGTTTGAGCTTGACCAGGTCCAGTCAGCAACCATCCTCTACCAGCAAGCTCAGAAGCTGCTGACCATCTGTCTGTCCAAGGGAGAGAGCGCATGCAGGGCCTTCTACAGTGCTCTGAACAACGAAGATGAGAACCTGGCAGAGGAGATCAGGA CTGGTGGTTTGCCTGAAGCTCTTCCTGTTTTGTCGGTGGAAAATGAATCTGACGTCAACAGTTTCCCAATAGCTGTTGAGGAGACCAGTGCTGCTTCTGCAGAGGCTGACTCGCAGTCAG GTATACTACAGGAAGTGCTGGGCCTGCTGGGTATTGTGAGTGGAGAGGCCAGGCTGAATATCTGTGAGCTGGGGGTCATGCTGGGTCTGCCCCGCTGGTCAGTCAGGGAGGCCCTGTTGGAAGAGGTGGGGGTCGAGGATGGAGTTCAGCTTGAGGTGATGGTggatcttttcctccagaagACCCAAGATGCACCACTTTTGCTCAGCAGAGTTCAGCAGTGTAACATTCAGA GAGCACAGCTGTCTGAGAGAGGTAGCCTATTGCTCAAGCTTCTTCAGGAAGCTGAGTCACTTCTCCATCGCAGGGACTTCCTGCACGGTGGGGGCCAAGCCTGCACTGGGGACCTCAGAGACATGGTGGAGGCCATCTTCATCTTCCTGCTGAGGGAATGCATGGCGCAGGTCCTGGAGGAACCCATCTCTGAGCCAGGCAGGAGCGCGCTGGAGTGTGTTGCCGAGTTACGGGCTGGAGACATGGTAGATGTTTCCTTGCTCCAAGAGTTGGAGGAATGCCTGAGagatggaggagcagaggcCATGGGACAGAGTGCACGAGTGCTGGCCCAGATCCTACGAGACCTCCACCCTCAACAGCACTGCCTCCACCTGTCTCCTCCACAAGATGGGACGTACTCATGCCGCCCACGGAAAATCCACAGGATCACGCGCTTCTGTGGTCTGCTCACTCGAGTCATTCGCAAAGTGGGTAGAAGTAGTGGGTTTTCACTCTCTGCTGCCGCGATAGACCAAGATGAACATTTGCTAACCAGACAGCACAGAGAGGTCTGTGTGCGAGTAGCAAGGCTGCTGGAGAGAGTGCGGCCAGATGGTGGTGCCACTGCCCATCAGGGTGACTCTGACGCTGCCATCACACAGCATCTCAAATTCACCTTGTCCCAGGAGGGATTCAGAGCTGAGGTCTTTGATGCTGGGATGAGGCACCGTTTGCTGGGGATGCTGGAGTTCAGCCCTGCACGGATGGGACTGGGGTCTCTAATGCAGCTTCATCTGGAGACCCTCGCTGGGCTTGAGCGCTACCTGCAGCAAGGGGAGCACCACAGCTTCCAGTTTGCTATAGAATCCGTGCGAACGCTCGGAGGGGCACAGCTGTGTTCCGTAGAGCATGTGCGAGGTCCGGTTGCCATCGACAACGGCTTAGAGGAGGTGTACTGTTTTATGACATCAGAGCCGACCTCATTCCTGGTGAGAGTTTGTTGCCGTGGCTATGAAAGGGAGTGTCGGTTTGAGGTGTGCAACCCACAGTGTGTACGTCTTTCTCAGCTGGACTGGGCCACtttacaggacacacacagggtcacagAGGGGATAGTTCTAGCTGAGGAGGGAGGCTGTGTATgggtgagagagggggacatgggcTGGATGGAGAAACTACAGGTTGAAATGCAAAGAAATCGTTTGCAACTGAATGACCAAGGGTGCTGCTTTAAGGTCACCAGTCAGGAGTCAGAATGCAAGATCAAGTTCATTTATAAAAATGGACGAATATCAGCATGTGCTGTTACAAACTGTGATATCCTGTAA
- the eloca gene encoding elongin C paralog a has product MDGEEKTYGGCEGPDAMYVKLISSDGHEFIVKREHALTSGTIKAMLSGPGQFAENETNEVNFREIPSHVLSKVCMYFTYKVRYTNSSTEIPEFPIAPEIALELLMAANFLDC; this is encoded by the exons ATGG ATGGCGAAGAGAAAACCTACGGTGGCTGTGAAGGCCCCGATGCCATGTATGTGAAGCTGATCTCTTCAGATGGCCATGAGTTCATAGTGAAAAGAGAACATGCCTTAACTTCTGGAACAATTAAGGCTATGCTGAGCGGACCTG gccagtttgcagaaaatgaaacaaatgaGGTCAATTTCAGAGAGATCCCATCTCACGTCCTCTCCAAAGTGTGCATGTACTTCACCTATAAAGTGCGATACACCAACAGCTCCACGGAGATTCCTGAATTCCCCATTGCCCCCGAGATTGCACTGGAACTGTTAATGGCTGCGAACTTCTTAGATTGTTAA
- the ube2wb gene encoding probable ubiquitin-conjugating enzyme E2 W-B isoform X1, which produces MASMQKRLQKELLALQNDPPPGMTLNEKSVQNTITQCLKIIEPQPCIWWIVDMEGATGTLYEGEKFQLLFKFSSRYPFDSPQVMFTGENIPVHPHVYSNGHICLSILTEDWSPALSVQSVCLSIISMLSSCKEKRRPPDNSFYVRTCNKNPKKTKWWYHDDTC; this is translated from the exons ATGGCGTCGATGCAG AAAAGGTTACAGAAGGAACTATTAGCTCTGCAAAATGATCCACCCCCTGGCATGACATTAAACGAGAAGAGTGTTCAGAATACGATTACACA GTGTCTGAAAATCATTGAACCTCAGCCCTGTATTTG GTGGATTGTAGATATGGAAGGAGCCACCGGTACTCTCTATGAAGGCGAAAAATTCCAGCTGCTTTTCAAATTTAGTAGTCGATATCCGTTTGACTCACCTCAG GTCATGTTTACCGGGGAGAATATACCTGTCCATCCTCATGTTTATAGCAATGGCCacatctgtctctccatcttaaCAGAGGACTGGTCGCCCGCTCTCTCTGTACAGTCAGTTTGTCTAAGCATTATTAGCATGCTTTCCAGCTGCAAAGAgaag AGGCGACCTCCAGACAACTCCTTTTATGTTAGAACATGTAATAAGAATCCAAAGAAGACAAAATGGTGGTATCATG ATGATACATGTTAA
- the ube2wb gene encoding probable ubiquitin-conjugating enzyme E2 W-B isoform X2, which produces MASMQKRLQKELLALQNDPPPGMTLNEKSVQNTITQWIVDMEGATGTLYEGEKFQLLFKFSSRYPFDSPQVMFTGENIPVHPHVYSNGHICLSILTEDWSPALSVQSVCLSIISMLSSCKEKRRPPDNSFYVRTCNKNPKKTKWWYHDDTC; this is translated from the exons ATGGCGTCGATGCAG AAAAGGTTACAGAAGGAACTATTAGCTCTGCAAAATGATCCACCCCCTGGCATGACATTAAACGAGAAGAGTGTTCAGAATACGATTACACA GTGGATTGTAGATATGGAAGGAGCCACCGGTACTCTCTATGAAGGCGAAAAATTCCAGCTGCTTTTCAAATTTAGTAGTCGATATCCGTTTGACTCACCTCAG GTCATGTTTACCGGGGAGAATATACCTGTCCATCCTCATGTTTATAGCAATGGCCacatctgtctctccatcttaaCAGAGGACTGGTCGCCCGCTCTCTCTGTACAGTCAGTTTGTCTAAGCATTATTAGCATGCTTTCCAGCTGCAAAGAgaag AGGCGACCTCCAGACAACTCCTTTTATGTTAGAACATGTAATAAGAATCCAAAGAAGACAAAATGGTGGTATCATG ATGATACATGTTAA